From the Mammaliicoccus sciuri genome, the window GTGAATTTAGTTGTGACGTTTCCGATTTTAAGAAAATTCAAAGTCGCAACACCAGTGTTCAGACCATTATTTATGTGGCAAATCAATAGAAGCGTAGCATTTGTTTTTGTGATCACAGTACTTGTGAGTTTGTTTGTCACGCAAGACAATGTCGTCGCGTATGGCATAGTCACTAACTTACAATTTGTGTTAGAATGGGTTATATTTATACAAGCATTATCGTTGTTCCATTTATTTGTAAAAGTTAAAAAATTACCAATTATAGTAGGTGTCATCATCTTTGTAATGGCATTTATATTTAAACCGTTTGCGTACTTATTCGGATTAATGGACATTTGGTTTAACTTGAAACAACGTATAAAAAAGTAAATTGAGGTGAGTTTATGAACCGTCAATCTGTTAAAAAAGCCCTAATATTTCCGTACATTATTATGATGATATTAGCTTTGGTGTTAGTCGTATTCAGTTTTTTTAATTCAATATTTTGGGCGATTATTTCGACGGTTGCTACGATAATTCTAATTGCAGTAAGCATATTTTTTGTTAGACAGAGCTTTTTGAAATTAGATTTATATATTGGGAGTTTAGCCGGTAGAATTACGAAAAGTAAAACAAGTGCAGTCAGTGACTTACCAATAGGTGTCATATTATTAGACAAAAATGATCATATCGAATGGATTAATAATTTTGTTAATAAACGATTAGAACGAGACGTTTTAGACGAACCAATTAACGAAGTATTTCCAAATATCTTAAAAAGATTAGAAAATACTTCAGAAGTAGAGATTGAAGAAGGATCATACAAATATAAAGTCACTTATACTGAAGATGAACACTCTATTTATCTGTTTGATATTACTGAATCTTCCCGTGTATATGAATTATATGAAAATGAAAAACCAATCATAGCAACTATTTTTTTAGATAACTTTGATGAAATTACACAGAACATGAATGACTCTCAACGTTCAGAAATCAATAGTCTGATTACAAGCGTTATAGATGACTGGTCATCACGTTATCAATTGTTTATTAAACGCTATAGTGCTGATCAATTTATCGCGCTATTAAACAAGAGTATATTAGAAGATATCGAAACGTTGAAGTTCAACTTATTAGATGATTTAAGAGATAAGACAAGAGACCTCGGTCACCAATTAACACTGAGTATCGGTATTGGTGAAGGTAGTGAGAACTTAATTGAATTAGGTGAACTATCACAATCAAGTTTAGACTTAGCACTCGGCCGTGGTGGTGACCAAGTAGCCATTAAAAATAGTAATGGTAACGTGAGATTCTACGGCGGTAAGACTGACCCGATGGAAAAAAGAACGAGAGTACGTGCACGAGTGATATCTCATGCCTTACGAGATATCTTAATTGAAGGTGACAAAGTGATCATTATGGGTCATAAATCACCAGATATGGACGCAATCGGCGCAGCAATCGGTGTATCACGCATTGCGAAGATGAACAATCTCGAATCATATATTGTATTAAACGATTCGGATATTGATAGTACATTAGAACGTGTGATGGCTGAAATAGACGAGAAGCCTGATTTGAAAGAAAGATTTATTACATCAGAAGAAGCTTGGCATGAAATGACACCACGTACAACACTCGTTGTCGTAGATACACATAAACCTGAACTTGTAATCGATGAGAACTTGCTTAATAAAGCAAATAGAAAAGTCGTTATTGACCATCATCGTCGAGGTGAAAGTATTATCTCAAGTCCATTACTTGTGTATATGGAACCTTATGCAAGTTCGACAGCTGAGCTTGTTACAGAGTTGTTAGAATACCAACCAACAGAACATCGTTTAACGAGAATCGAATCAACGATTATGTTAGCCGGTATTATTGTGGATACACGTAACTTTACATTAAGAACAGGATCAAGAACATTTGATGCTGCGAGCTTTTTAAGAAGTCATGGTGCAGATACGATTCTTTGTCAGCACTTCTTAAAAGACGATATTGATACGTATATTAAACGTTCAGACTTAATTAAGACAGTTAAATTATTCCGCGGTGGTGTCGCAATTGCACATGGCGACGATCATGAAACATATCACCCCGTTACAGTTGCACAAGCAGCAGATGAATTGCTTGGCTTAGAAGGTGTAGAAGCATCTTATGTAGTAGCACGAAGATCAGAAGATACAATTGGAATTTCTGCCCGTTCGTTAGGAGAAGTAAACGTACAATTAACGATGGAAGCACTCGGTGGAGGCGGCCACTTATCCAATGCTGCAACACAAATGAAAAATACAACAGTAGAAAAAGCAATCGAAGCATTAGTTGAGGTTGTTGAATCAGATGATAAAGGAGTGGAAGAATAATGAAAGTTATTTTCACACAAGATGTTAAAGGTAAAGGTAAAAAAGGTGAAGTTAAAGACGTACCAGTAGGATATGGTCAAAACTATTTAATCAAAAATAATTATGCTGTAGAAGCAACACCTGGAAACCTCAAACAATTAGAACAACAAAACAAACGTCAAGAAGAATTAAAACAACAAGAAATAGAAGATGCTAAAGCACTTGCGGAAAAACTTAAAGAATTAGAAGTTAAAATTCCAGCTAAAACAGGTGAAGGCGGTAAATTATTCGGATCAGTAAGTACGAAACAAATTACGCAAGCATTAGATAAACAACACAAAATCAAAGTTGATAAACGTAAAATGGACTTACCAAATGGTATTCACAGTTTAGGTTATACAAATGTACCAATTAAACTACACAACAAAGTTTCTGGCACATTAAAAGTACATGTTGTTGAAGAATAAAGGCATCAATAAAATGGTCGGTATTTGATTTACCGACCTATTTTAATGCGTTATAATAAAAATTATTAAAATGGAAAGGAGTAATCAGTATGGATAATATGATGAACCCAAAACAAATGCCCCATAGTATAGAGGCTGAACAATCTGTTATCGGTGCAATCTTGATTGATCCTGAACTGATTAACTCAACAGGTGAAACATTAATACCTGAAGCTTTCTATCGTGCAAATCATCAACACATATTTAGAGCGATGTTAATGCTAAATGAACAGAATAAAGAAATTGACTCTGTTACATTGATGGATCAGTTAGCAGCAGAATCATTATTAGAAGAAGCGGGCGGTCCAGCCTATTTAGCAGAATTAGCAAATAATGTCCCAACAACAAGAAACATACATTTCTACATAGATATTGTGTTTAAACATGCAGTGAAACGCCAACTCATTCGTGTGGCGGATAGTATTGCTGAAGATGGGTATAATCCTGAACTTGATTTAGAATCATTGTTAGGAGATGCAGAAAAGAGAATTTTAGAAATTTCTGCTTCAAGAGGTACGGAAGGCTTCAAAGATATTAAAGATGTATTAAGTATTGTGTTTGATAATGCTGAACAGCTCGATCAAAATAACGGACAAACACCAGGTATACCAACTGGTTATCGAGATTTAGACCAAATGACAGCGGGATTTAACCGAAATGATTTAATCATTATTGCGGCACGTCCATCAGTAGGTAAGACTGCCTTCGCATTAAATATCGCACAACAAGTTGCAACACACCAAGACTTGTATTCAGTCGGTATTTTCTCTTTAGAGATGGGTGCCGATCAACTTGCTACACGTATGATATGTAGTACGGGAAATGTCGATTCAAATAGATTGCGTACAGGTTCAATGACTGAAGAAGACTGGAGCAGGTTTACAGTTGCAGTAGGTAAACTATCAAGAACGAAAATATTTATCGATGATACACCAGGTATCCGAATTACGGATATTCGTGCTAAATGTCGTAGGCTCAAACAAGAACATGGATTAGATATGATCATGATTGACTACTTACAATTAATTCAAGGTAGTGGATCTCGTAGCTCAGATAATAGACAACAAGAAGTATCAGAAATCTCTCGTATGCTTAAAGCAATCGCAAGAGAATTAGAATGTCCCGTTATTGCGTTAAGTCAGTTATCTCGTGGTGTTGAACAACGACAAGATAAGAGACCAATGATGAGTGATATTCGTGAATCAGGTTCGATTGAGCAAGATGCGGATATCATTGCCTTCTTATATAGAGATGACTATTACTCAAGAGGTGGCGAAGATGAAGACGGAGAAGCGGTCGATGCGGGTGCACAAGACGAGAATGGTGAAATTGAAATCATTATCGCTAAACAACGTAACGGCCCAACAGGAACCGTTAAACTACACTTCATGAAACAATATAACAAATTCACCGATATTGACTATCAACATGCCGGAATGGAATTTGGATAAAAAAGTTTTTAAGTTAAAAGGCGTACGTTTATTGTATTTTATGAAAAAATGTACGTCTTTTGTTTTATGTAAAGTAACACTTATGTGCTTAAGTTTGTGTTTTTGAAAATGAATAAAATGGTTGTAATCCTTTTAAATATTGTGGTTAAGGTGTTTTTTAGCAATTCTTGCTTGAATGAGAATTGTAATTTAACACTCATAATCAATGTTCGTTTTTAGTTTGCAATTTAAAGATAGTACTGATAGAATACTTAATGGTTAATGAGAAAAAGCGGAGGTGCTCACATGTCATCAATCGTAGTCGTTGGGACGCAATGGGGAGACGAAGGTAAAGGTAAAATTACAGATTTCTTAGCAGAGGATGCAAACGTTATTGCACGTTTTTCAGGTGGTAACAATGCAGGTCACACAATTAAATTTGATGGAGAAACTTACAAATTACATTTAGTACCATCAGGTATTTTTTATCAAGAGAAATCAAGTGTTATCGGTAACGGTGTAGTTGTTGATCCAGTAGCTTTATTGAAAGAATTAGATGCTTTAAATGAACGCGGAGTTGCAACAGACAATTTAAGAATTTCAAACCGTGCGCAAGTCATCTTACCATATCATCTTAAACAAGATGAATTAGAAGAAGAAAAACGCGGTGACAACAAAATTGGTACAACTAAAAAAGGTATCGGTCCAGCTTATGTAGATAAAGCACAACGTATCGGTATCCGTATGGCTGATTTATTAGATAAAGAAACTTTTGAAAAACGCTTAAAAGAAAATCTTGAATATAAAAATGAATTATTCGAAAAAATGTTCAACGCTGAAGGTTTCACTTTTGAAGAAATTTTTGAAACTTACTATGCAGCAGGTCAACGTTTGAAAGAATATGTAACAGACACAGCTAAATTATTAGATGATGCTTTCGTAAACAATGAAAAAGTATTATTCGAAGGTGCTCAAGGTGTGATGTTAGATATCGACCACGGTACATATCCATTCGTTACTTCAAGTAATCCAATTGCAGGTAACGTTACAGTAGGTGGCGGTGTTGGTCCAACATACGTATCTAAAGTAATTGGTGTATGTAAAGCTTATACATCTCGTGTAGGAGACGGTCCATTCCCAACAGAATTATTTGATGAAGATGGTCACCATATCCGTGAAGTAGGTCGTGAATACGGTACAACAACTGGAAGACCACGTCGTGTAGGTTGGTTTGACTCAGTAGTTCTACGTCACTCACGCCGTGTAAGTGGTATTACAGATTTATCAATCAACTCAATTGACGTATTAACAGGATTAAAAACAGCTAAAATCTGTACAGCATACGAAATTGACGGTGTTGAAATCACTGAATACCCAGCAAACTTAAACGAATTAGAACGTTGTAAACCAATCTTAGAAGAACTACCAGGTTGGGAAGAAGACATCACAGGATGCCGTTCATTAGAAGAATTACCAGATAACGCACGCCGTTATTTAGAACGCATTTCTGAATTATGTAATGTTAAAATTTCTATCTTCTCAGTAGGACCAGATAGAAACCAAACAAACCTATTAGAAAACTTATGGGACTAATAAATAAAGAGAAACCAGCAGATACGTAGCGTATCTGCTGGTTTTTTCATATTGGGGGAAGGTGTTGTGTTGAATGGAGTGAGTTGGGTTGGGGTGTTGAGCGTTGATATAAGGTGTTATGTTGTTTGGGATGGTTAGAGTTGTGTTGGGAAAGTGGACGAAATCGGCGAAGATGTGGGTTAAAGAAGTGGTAAACTCACGAGTTGGTTGAAGATGTGAGTTAAAGATGGAGTAAACACACATCTTTTCAAAAATAATATGATTTTTTAGGAATGAACATTTTTGATTACTTAAAAAATTGACTAAGTCTTAGCTTAACGCCTAAATAAAGCCAAGAGATAGCCCAAGTCTTAGCTTAAGTACAGAATAAAGCCAAGAGATAGCCCAAGTCTGATGTGAACCCAAATATTTGAACTAAACAAATCAAAATATTGGGGTGCATTCTAATGAGGAAAAAATATGAATTTAAATTCAAACTAAAACTTGTAAAAGAATATTTAGAAGGACATCAAAGTTATAGAACAATTGCTTTAAAATATGGTATTTCAAGTTGGTCTGTCCTTCGGATTTGGGTCAATCAATATAAAGAGTTTGGAGAAGAAGGTTTAGAAATAAAAAGTAGAAATACTGTTTATACTAGCGAATTTAAATTATCTGTTTTAAAATTTAGACAAGAAAATATGTTGTCTTATCAAGATACTGCGAATCACTTTAGAATTATTAATCCTATTATCATTGCCAATTGGCAACATCAATTTGATGAAAAGTGTCGTCTTGATATAGATAATAAACAAAAGGGACGATCTCACACTATGACTAAAAAACGATCTAAATCAGATAATAAAAATTTACCTTTAAATGAAAATGAACGTGAAGAACTTGAAAGACTTAGAAATGAAAATGAGACGTTAAAGGCAGGTATAGCTTATCAAAAAAAGTTACAAGCCTTGACCGACATTTACGGAAGCAAAAATCAGAAATAGTAAAGGTCATTAAGGAACTAAATGAAACATATAATATACGATTAAGTATCTTATTTAAAGTCGCTCAAATAGCTAAATCTGTATACTATTATTGGATAAATAAATTTAGTAAAGCTGATAAAGATGAAACATTGATTCAAGTAATAAAAGAAATATGTGAAGAATCAAACCATACCTATGGTTATCGTCGTGTTACACAAGCACTAAGAAATAGAGGTCTTATCGTAAATCATAAAAAAGTACTAAGAATTATGAAAGAACATAATCTAACTTGTACAAAGTTCACACATAGAGGTCGTAAGTATCGTTCCTTTAAAGGTAAAGTTGGTAAAGTAGCTCAAAATATATTAAATCGTAGATTTAAAACAAGTCTCCCATTTCAAAAAGTCGTAACAGATATTACAGAGTTCAAATTAATGAATGGTCAGAAATTATATTTATCACCTTTTATGGACTTATATAGTTCAGAGATTATCAGCTTTAAAATCTCAAGTCGTCCTACATTAGATATAGTCATCAATCCATTAAAAGAAATGATAAAGCGTCGTCCAAACCTAGATCATCGTTTAACGATTCATTCAGATCAAGGCTGGCATTATCAACATTCACAATACACTAGATTATTAAAAGACCATAAAATATTTCAGAGTATGTCTAGAAAAGGTAATTGTCTAGATAATTCAGTTATGGAAAACTTTTTTGGGTTACTTAAACAAGAAATGTATTATGGCCAAGAATTTAAAGATTTTCAGGACCTTGAACAAGCTATTCATCGATATATCGATTTTTATAATAACGAAAGAATCAAATCAAAATTAAAAGGCTTATCTCCCAAAAATTACAGGAGACAAACCTTTGAAATAATATACTAATTAAGGTTTAGATTTTTGGGTTCAGTACAGTCATGGCTTAAGTCCTGAATAAAGCCAAGAGATAGCCTTCCAACCTCACCAACCTTACCAATCCGACCTGAGCCTAACAATCCCGCGAACCCAATCCAACTCTCCTCATACATCGCCAGCCTCTCCATAAATTCCAAACCCTTCCAACCCCGACCATCCTCATCCACCTACCTCCATCCCTCTCACACCAACCCCACCCAACAAAAAAGCATAAAAACTTATCATTTCAAGGTTGTCTACCAACTGCGCTACCAGCACTAACTTAATCAGTCTGCCTAATTAAGACTGTCCGCAATCATAGACGTCTATCTATACTTTGAAATCATAAATTCTTATGCATGTTACTGTGATTGATTAATGTATTTCTCTTTTCTTAAAGCGTCCGCCTTTTACTTCGCTCACGTCACCGATTGATAGGAATGCGGTGTTATCTATTTCTGTTACGATATCTTTTAGTTTGGATTCTTCTAATCGTGTGATGACACAGAATACGACTTTTTTATCTTCTCCTGTATATGCGCCTTCACCATTCAGATATGTGACACCTCTACCAAGTCGGTCATTGATGGCTTCCCCGATATCTCTGTATGTATCACTGATGATCCATACGGCTTTTGATTCATCAAATCCTTGAACGGTTACGTCAATCATCTTAGCAGCTATAAAATAAGCAATAACGGAAAACATCGCTGATTCCCAATTGAATACAAATCCTGCAGCTGTAAATATGAAGAAGTTAATCAACATGACGATTTCGCCTACTGAAAATGGTGCTTTACTGCTGATTAAGATAGCACTGATTTCAGAACCATCTAAAGATCCGCCATATCGTATTACGAGACCTACGCCTAAACCAATAATTGCGCCTCCAAAGATCGTTACTAAAAATGCTTCTTTAATAAAAGGATCAAAATGATGTAAGTAGGCTGTTGTAATAGATAATATTGTAATTGCGTAAATTGTAGAAATCGTGAATGTCTTACCAATCTGCTTGTATCCTAAAAAGAAAAACGGAATATTTAGTAGAAAGATAAATAATCCAAGCTTTAAATTGGTGAGATGACTCAAAATAATTGCGATACCAACAATGCCACCATCTAGTAAATTGTTAGGAACTAAAAATAATTCTAACCCTACCCCCATTAATATACTGCCGATGGTGATAAATATGAATCGTTTGAGGATTTCTCCTTTACTTAATTTACGATGTCCTTTTCTAATAACTTGTGCTTGTTCCATATTATCATCCCTTTTTAGTACTTCTATATTTATTATATAAAAAATTTAAAATAAAATCTTGTCTTCTGTATATTAGTCATGCTATAATCAATCTTGTGTTAAACAGAGGCCCCTTGGTCAAGCGGTTAAGACACCGCCCTTTCACGGCGGTAACACGGGTTCGAATCCCGTAGGGGTCACCATCTCAATTTTATACATAAGGTCCCGTGGTGTAGCGGTTAACATGCCTGCCTGTCACGCAGGAGATCGCGGGTTCGATTCCCGTCGGGACCGCTTTTAATGCTTATCGTAATAACGATAAGCATTTTTTTGTTGTTCAATCATAGATTAACGTCAAACAATAGAATTAATAGACAAATAGTGTTAAATTATAGTATAGGATATCATGCACAATTGTGTGCTTAGAGATACTTATTTTCAAAAAGAAATGAGGTAAATGTATGGCTAGAAAAATAGTAGTCGTTGATGATGAAAAACCAATTGCAGATATACTTGAATTTAATTTAAAAAAAGAAGGTTATGATGTTTATTGCGCATATGACGGTAATGACGCAGTAGATTTGATATATGCAGAAGAACCAGACATCGTATTATTAGATATTATGCTACCTGGTAGAGATGGTATGGAAGTTTGTAGAGAGGTTCGTAAGAAATTTGAAATGCCAATCATTATGTTAACAGCTAAAGACACAGAAATTGATAAAGTTCTAGGGTTAGAGTTAGGTGCAGATGATTATGTGACGAAGCCTTTTTCAACACGTGAATTAATCGCGCGTGTGAAAGCAAACTTACGAAGACATTATTCTCAACCAACACAAACAGAAGACGAAGAAACAAATGAAATCGTCATTAAAGATATTACGGTATACCCTGATGCATATTCAATTAAAAAACGTGGTGTCGATATCGAATTGACACACCGTGAATTTGAATTGTTTCATTATTTAGCAAAACATATTGGACAAGTTATGACGCGTGAACACTTACTCCAAACTGTATGGGGTTATGATTATTTTGGAGATGTACGTACAGTCGATGTTACGATACGTCGTCTACGTGAGAAAATCGAAGACGATGCATCACACCCAGAATATATTGTGACGCGTAGAGGTGTGGGTTATTTCCTACAAACACAAGAGTAGGCTGATATTATGAATTGGCTAAAGAAGTTTCAGTCCTTACACATTAAACTTGTCGTTATTTATGTTTTATTAATCATTATTGGTATGCAAATTATTGGATTATATTTTACAAATAGTCTTGAGAAAGAACTGACACGTAACTTCAAGACAAATATTGAACAGCACGTGAAACAGATTAATTACAACATAAAGAAAACGTACAACTCTGAAGATCCAAATCGGAACTTCCAAAAAGAAATACAAAGTATATTAGATGATTATGCCAATAGAACTGAAATTGATGAGATTAAGTTTATTGATCAAGATCAAATTATTGTGGCGACATCTAAGGCTACGAATCAAAATACCGTCAATCAAAAAGTAAACGATAGCTCTGTACAAAAGGCGTTATCATTAGGAAAAGCTAATGATAAAATCGTATTAAAAAATGATTCATCCGATAGTAATAGAGTATGGATCAAAAATAAACCTGTTGAATACGAAGGTGAAGTTGTCGGAGATATATATGTTGAATCAGATATTGATTCTGTTTACGAACAGTTAAACAACATTAACCAAATCTTCATCATCGGTACAGCAATCTCATTATTGATCACAATCGTGCTCGGTTTCTTCATTGCGAGAACGATTACGAAACCTATATCAGACATGCGTAACCAAACGTTAGAGATGTCTAAAGGTAACTATACGCAGCGCGTTAAGATATACGGAAATGACGAAATCGGTGAACTTGCGCTGTCATTTAACAACTTATCTAAACGTGTACAAGAAGCACAAGCGAATACGGAAAGTGAAAAGCGTCGTCTAGACTCGGTTATCACGCATATGAGCGATGGTGTCCTTGCCACTGATAGACGTGGTCGCGTACGTATTATTAATGAAATGGCGCTTAAAATGTTAGGTCTAGAACGTGCTGATGTAGAAGCGAAACATATATTAGATATTCTAAATATTGACGATGATTATTCATTAGATGACTTACAAGAGAATAATGATAGTTTCATTATTGATATTAATAGTGAAGAAGGCATTATTGCGCGTGTTAACTTCAGTACGATTATTCAAGATACAGGCTTTATCAATGGTTATATTGCCGTATTACATGACGTTACAGAGCAGCACATTTTAGAAAATGAACGTCGCGAATTCGTTGCGAATGTTTCACATGAATTGCGTACGCCGTTAACATCTATGAGAAGTTATATAGAAGCATTAGAAGAAGGTGCTTGGCGTGATCCTGAAGTTGCACCGACATTCTTAAATGTTACACGTGAAGAAACAGATCGTATGATTCGTCTTGTGAATGACTTATTACAACTTTCTAAAATGGACAGTTCAAGTGATCAAATGAACTCTGAATTGATTGATTTTAATATGTTTATTAACAAAATCATTAACAGACATGAAATGTCACAAGGTAAGAACGTGACATTCATTAGAGACATACCTGTTAAAGGTTTATTCGTTGAAATTGATCCAGATAAGATGACACAAGTGTTTGATAACGTTATTACAAATGCGATTAAATACTCACAAGAATCTCATAAACGTGTAGAGTTTCATGTGAAACAAAATACTTTATATAATCGAATGACAATACAAATTAAAGATAATGGTATCGGTATTCCAGTTAATAAAGTAGATAAAATCTTTGATCGTTTCTACAGAGTAGATAAAGCGAGAGCACGTAAAATGGGTGGTACTGGTTTAGGTTTAGCCATCACTAAAGAAATCGTAGAAGCACATAAAGGTAGAATATGGGCGAGCAGTAAAGAAGGTCAAGGTACATCCATCTATATAACATTGCCATGTGAAGTCATGGAAGATGAGTTTGGTGATTGGGATGCGTAATAGAGAACTGATTAAATCTGCTATCCTCATAATCCTTGTGCTTATCAGTGTGTTTATGACATACCGCGTATGGACATTTACACCTGAACTAACAGATTTAGAAACAGATGTGAATACAGAAACACCTTCTATTGGACCTAAAATTAGTAAGCCTATTGATAGTGTGATTATGCCGTTTAGAATGATTAATCGAAATGGCACGGACGTGAAAGGGACGTCTAACGTGAAAGATATCAAGAAAATTACTGACCAATTGTTGAGTAAAGAAGTGAAGAAAATTGATATTCTAAGCAGTGAGTCAGTCGTTCAACTTGAAGATTTATCTGAAAGATATACGATTTTAGACTTCCCTAATAGCATTCCGAGTGAAATGTACTTGAACCAAGTATTAGGGATGAGTATGAATTATTATCCTAATATTAATTTTGATCGAATTCTTGTAGATACGAAATCAACGAAAGAAGCTGTTGTGTATCTTTTAAGTGAGAATAAACAAAAGGCTGTTAAGCTACAGACAAATATTAAAAGCACGCAAATTGATAAGGTGAATAAAGAAGCAGCACCAGATTTGAAACCTTATACAGGCATGATTACAAATGCGATGACTACGAATGAAATCTACCAAATTTATGCACCAGAGAATGCGGATAATATGAATATTTACCGTTACGTTTCTAACAAAATATCCGTATCTGAATTAAATGACGTAATTCTCGGGGATTCGGTGATTGCGCGTAGTAATGAACATAACGTTTCGACTTATAACAACAATACGGGGATTTCTACTGTGAACGAAGCGAAACAAACATATCGTTATACGAATTTATCAGAAGATGAAAATCGTCAAAAAGATATGGCAAAATCAATTACAAATTCATTTAAATTTATTAATGAACATGCAGGATATACAGATGAATTCCGTCTGTTTAGTACAGATGAAAAATCTGGTAAAATAGACTATCAAATGTTCTTAAATAATTACCCAGTGTTTAATGATGATAAGTTATCATCTATAGAAGCGGTGTGGGGTAGAGATACGATTAATGAATACAATCGTGGTCTTATTACAACAGGAGTAGCCGTACCGTCTAAAAAAGAAGCGGATGAATT encodes:
- the walK gene encoding cell wall metabolism sensor histidine kinase WalK codes for the protein MNWLKKFQSLHIKLVVIYVLLIIIGMQIIGLYFTNSLEKELTRNFKTNIEQHVKQINYNIKKTYNSEDPNRNFQKEIQSILDDYANRTEIDEIKFIDQDQIIVATSKATNQNTVNQKVNDSSVQKALSLGKANDKIVLKNDSSDSNRVWIKNKPVEYEGEVVGDIYVESDIDSVYEQLNNINQIFIIGTAISLLITIVLGFFIARTITKPISDMRNQTLEMSKGNYTQRVKIYGNDEIGELALSFNNLSKRVQEAQANTESEKRRLDSVITHMSDGVLATDRRGRVRIINEMALKMLGLERADVEAKHILDILNIDDDYSLDDLQENNDSFIIDINSEEGIIARVNFSTIIQDTGFINGYIAVLHDVTEQHILENERREFVANVSHELRTPLTSMRSYIEALEEGAWRDPEVAPTFLNVTREETDRMIRLVNDLLQLSKMDSSSDQMNSELIDFNMFINKIINRHEMSQGKNVTFIRDIPVKGLFVEIDPDKMTQVFDNVITNAIKYSQESHKRVEFHVKQNTLYNRMTIQIKDNGIGIPVNKVDKIFDRFYRVDKARARKMGGTGLGLAITKEIVEAHKGRIWASSKEGQGTSIYITLPCEVMEDEFGDWDA
- a CDS encoding YycH family regulatory protein, which encodes MRNRELIKSAILIILVLISVFMTYRVWTFTPELTDLETDVNTETPSIGPKISKPIDSVIMPFRMINRNGTDVKGTSNVKDIKKITDQLLSKEVKKIDILSSESVVQLEDLSERYTILDFPNSIPSEMYLNQVLGMSMNYYPNINFDRILVDTKSTKEAVVYLLSENKQKAVKLQTNIKSTQIDKVNKEAAPDLKPYTGMITNAMTTNEIYQIYAPENADNMNIYRYVSNKISVSELNDVILGDSVIARSNEHNVSTYNNNTGISTVNEAKQTYRYTNLSEDENRQKDMAKSITNSFKFINEHAGYTDEFRLFSTDEKSGKIDYQMFLNNYPVFNDDKLSSIEAVWGRDTINEYNRGLITTGVAVPSKKEADELPSSEEVRFSLASNGSIDFNKVMNIAIGYDLSLPKDEINNLQDTIEFTPKWYVKYDGEWKRYENGGLS
- the yycF gene encoding response regulator YycF; the protein is MARKIVVVDDEKPIADILEFNLKKEGYDVYCAYDGNDAVDLIYAEEPDIVLLDIMLPGRDGMEVCREVRKKFEMPIIMLTAKDTEIDKVLGLELGADDYVTKPFSTRELIARVKANLRRHYSQPTQTEDEETNEIVIKDITVYPDAYSIKKRGVDIELTHREFELFHYLAKHIGQVMTREHLLQTVWGYDYFGDVRTVDVTIRRLREKIEDDASHPEYIVTRRGVGYFLQTQE